DNA from Roseomonas gilardii subsp. gilardii:
GCTTCCGCGACTGGGTCACGCGGGGATGGTGTGCCCTGGCTCAGGCGGAGACACGCGGTGGCGGCACCGTGCATGTGCGCGCTTATACGCGCACCCGTCATGGCCGGACGGAACAGGTCTCAGCCTAGAGGCTGTTGTGGACTGATGGGAGGGCCAGATTTGCGGGATGACCCGCAAGTCCTATCCGTCCGACGTATCTGATGAGGAATGGGCGCTGGTTGCGCCCTATCTTGTGCTGCTGCCCGAGGCGGCGGGGCAGCGGCGCCACGCCTTGCGCGAGGTGTTCAACGGGCTGCGCTATGTGGTCAAGACGGGCGCGCCCTGGCGCTGGATGCCCAATGACCTGCCACCATGGGACATCGTCTACGCCCAGGCCCGGCGCTGGCTGGCGGCCGGGGTGTTCGAGGCGATCGTGCACGACCTGCGGGTCGTGCTGCGGCTGGAGGCAGGCCGCGCGGCCGAGCCGACGGCGGCGGTGCTGGACAGCCGGACGAGTTGCAGGACCACCCCCCGGCCCAGGTCTGAGCACTCCCGCTGGCGCGGGCGGTCCCATCCGCCCGCGCCCGTTGCCCTCAGGCCGTCATCGCGGCCGGGGCGGTGCGCTCGCGCTTCACCAGCAGCTTGTTCAGCGCGTGGATATAGGCGCGGGCGGAGGCGACGATCGTGTCGGTGTCGGAGCCCTGCCCGTCCACCAGCTTGCCACCTTCCTCCAGCCGCACGGTGACGCGGGCCTGGGCATCGGTGCCGCCGGTGACGGACTGCACGGCGAAGAGGCGCAGGCCCACCTCGTGCGGGAAGGCGGCGCGGATGGCGTTGAAGGTGGCGTCCACCGCGCCGTCGCCGACCGCCATGCCCTCATGCGTCTCGCCATCCACCTCCAGCTTCAGCGTCGCCATGGGATGGGTGTGCAGGCCGGCGGTGACGGTCAGCGCGGTCAGCTTGATGCGGTCATGGGTGCGCAGGATCTGGTCGTCCACCAGCGCGACGATGTCCTCGTCATAGACGACCTTCTTGCGGTCCGCGATTTCCTTGAAGCGGGCGAAGGCGTCGTTGAGCTGGTTGTCGCCGACCTCGTAGCCCAGGGCCTTCAGCTTGTCGCGGAAGGCGGCGCGGCCGGAATGCTTGCCCATGACCAGGGAGGAGTTGGTCCAGCCGACGCTTTCCGGCGTCATGATCTCGTAGGTGCCACGGTCCTTCAGCATGCCGTCCTGGTGGATGCCGGATTCATGGGCGAAGGCGTTGCGGCCGACGATGGCCTTGTTCGGCTGCACGTCGAAGCCGGTGATGGTGGCCAGCAGGCGCGAGGTCTTGAGGATGTTCGGCGTGTTGATGCCGGTGGTCTTGTTCAGGGCGTTCTGGCGGGTGCGGATCGCCATGGCGACCTCTTCCAGGCTGGCATTGCCCGCGCGCTCCCCGATGCCGTTGATGGTGCATTCCACCTGCCGCGCCCCGGCCTGGATGGCGGCCAGGGTATTCGCCACGGCCAGACCCAGGTCGTTGTGGTTGTGGGTGGAGAAGATCACCGTATCGGCGCCCGGCACGCGTTCCCGCAGCATGGTGAAGATGCGGGCCATGTCCTCCGGCACCGCATAGCCGACCGTGTCGGGGATGTTGATGGTGGTGGCGCCGGCCCGGATCGCGGCCTCGACGCAGCGGCACAGGAAGTCGTCCTCCGTGCGGCTGCCATCCTCGGCGGACCATTCCACGTCGGCCACGTGCTGGCGGGCCAGGGTGACGGAGGCGGCGACGGCCTCCAGCACCTGCTCCTGCGTCATGCGCAGCTTGGCCCGCATATGCAGTTCGGAGGTGGAGATGAAGGTATGGATGCGCGGGCGGGCGGCGGTCTTCACCGCCTCGGCGGCGCGCAGGATGTCCTTGGGCGCGGAGCGGGACAGGCCGCAGACCACGGGGCCAGCCTTGCTGAATCGGTCGGCGATGGACTTCACGCTGTCGAAGTCGCCGGGCGAGGCGATGGGGAAGCCGGCCTCCAGCACATCGGCGCCCAGCTCGGCCAGGGCGTCCGCCATGCGCAGCTTCTCCTCCAGGTTCATGGAGAAGCCGGGGGACTGCTCGCCGTCGCGCAGCGTGGTGTCGAAGATGATGACCCGTTCGTCCGGGATGGTGCCGAAGGAGGGATGGGTGATGGACATCGGAAGGCTCTCGACTGGTTTACCGTGGCTGGACCGCCGCCGGGACGGATGTTCCGGTGGCTGATGGGCCCTGGCGCGGAATCTCTCGCGGCGCGGAGGGCCCGGGTCCCCAGGGAAGGGTCCTAGGGGAAGATCCCCTGAACGCGGCCGGCGGTCTCCCGCCGGGGTTACGCCCAGGGGCCGGTAAGTCGAAGGAGAAGGAGGCGCGCGCCATCGCGGGCCGGACGGCCCACGGAAAAGGCAGCGATGTGGCCGCGCGCGGTCATGGCGACAGCGTTAGCAGCACTTGCCGGGCTGGACAACCACTTCCCTTGCGGCTTCTGTCCGCGCCGGTGCGGACCGCCGGCCCCGCGAGGGTGTCCGGACCGTCATGGGGCGGAAAACTTTGATGCGGTGTCGTCCGCTATGAGGCAGGCGCCCTTGCGGCGAGGAACTCCGGGGACCATGCAGCCGCGTGAGGGAATCAGGCTCCGCCCCGGGGGGAGCAGGCCGAGGGTCATGGCCAGCGGGGCGCGACGGACCGGATACGAATCCGGCCCGTCCCCGGCAGGCCGGGCCAGACCAGGGGTACGATGGGAAGCAAGGCGGGAACCGGGGATCTGGCGAGGCCCGGAAGCAGGATGATGAGGCCGGAAGTGATGCTGCCATGACGGATCGGCCGGATGGGAGCCACGGGTCGCTCCGCCAGAGGGTGCCGCCCACCGCCGCGGCCTCCACCAGGAAGCTGGCCTCGCCGCACCGGTAGAGGCGGCCGTGATGCCGGATGCGACGGAGCCCGCGCTGGCGCCGGCCTCGCCCGGCTCCGCCTGGGGCCGGCGGCTGGCCAGGCTCCGGCCCTGGCTGCTCGGCGCGGTCTTCCTGGCCCTGGCGGTGCTGGTCATCCTCGCCGTTCGGAGCCTTTCGGCCGAGCTGGACTACGACGCCGTGGTCGAGGCGCTGTCGGGCGCGCGGCCAGGGGTGCTGGCGGCCGGGCTCCTCGCCACGGCGGTCAGCTATGCCAGCATGGTGGGCTATGACCGCGCGGCGCTGCGCTATGGCGCGCCCGGCACGCCGGTGCCGCTGCGCGTGGCGGCGCTGGCCTCCTTCACCGGCTTCGCGCTGAGCAACACGGTGGGCGTCGGCGCCTTCACCGGCGGGGCGGTGCGCTGGCGGATCTACACGGCGGCGGGGCTACGGCCCTCGCAGATCACGCGCGTCATCGGCTTCATCGGCGTGTCCTTCGGCCTGGGCGTGGTGGCCGTGGGGGCGGCGGGGCTGATCGCGGGCGCCGGCCATGTGGCGACCTGGCTGGGCACCTCCGCCGGGCTGCTGCGGGGCATCGGCGGGGCGGCGCTGCTGGCCCTGGCCGCCTTCGTGGGCCTTTGCGCGGGGACCGATACGCTGTCCCTCGGCCGTTTCGCCCTGCGCCTGCCCTCGGCGCGGCTGGCCCTGGCACAGCTCGCCATCTCGGCGGTCGATGTCTGCGCCGCGGCCACCGTGCTCTGGGTGCTGCTACCGGAAGGGGCGGTGGGCCTGTCCACCTTCCTGCCGATCTATGCCATTGCGCTGGTCCTGGCGCTGCTCAGCCATCTGCCGGGCGGCATCGGCGTCTTCGAGGCGGTGGTGCTGCTGGCCTTCCGCGATCTGCCCGTCTCGCTGGACGAGGTCGCGGCGGCGCTGCTGCTCTATCGTATCCTCTACTACGTGCTGCCCCTGGCCCTGGCGGTGGCTCTGCTGGTGCTGCCGGAGGCGCGGCGCGGCGCCAGCCTGGCCGGGCAGTCCCGCCCCGTGCGGGCGGCCACCCGGCTGGCGCCGCGCTTCCTGGGCGCGCTCGCCTTCATCACCGGGGCGGCACTGCTGATCGGTGGCGTGGCGCCCAGCGGCGAGGACGGGCCGGGCATGCTGGCCCCTGCCCTGCCGGGCCTGCTCTTCGAGGCATCGCACCTGATCTCCAGCGTCGCGGGCCTGGTGCTCCTGCTGGTCGCGGACCGGCTGGTGCACCGGCTGGACGCGGCCTGGTGGGTCACCACGCTCTGCGCCATCGGCGGGCTGGTGCTCTCGGTGGCGCGCGGCGGCGGGCTGCTGGAGATGGGCTCGCTGCTGCTGTTGCTGCTGGCCCTGCTGGCGACGCGGCACCGCTTCGACCGGCGCACCCGGCTTTTCGCCCAGCCCTTCACCCTGCGCTGGCTGGTCGCCGTGGGCTGCGTGGTGGCGGCGGCGGTCTGGCTGCTCTTCTTCGCCAACCGGGACGTGCCCTATTCCAACGAGCTCTGGTGGCGCTTCGAGTTCGACGAGGATGCGCCGCGTGGCCTGCGCGTGACCCTGGCGGCAGCGATGGGGCTGGGCGCGGTGGGGCTCTGGAGCCTGCTGCGCCATGCCCAGGGGCGGCAGGAGGAGCCGAGCCCGGCGATGCTGGCCCGGGCGGCCGAGATCGCGGATGCGAGCGACCGCGCCGACGCGCAGCTCGTGCGGATGGGCGACAAGTCGCTGCTTTTCTCGGAGGCGGGCGATGCCTTCGTGATGTATGGGCAGCGCGGGCGCTCCTGGATCGCGCTGTTCGACCCGATCGGCCCCC
Protein-coding regions in this window:
- a CDS encoding 2-isopropylmalate synthase, translated to MSITHPSFGTIPDERVIIFDTTLRDGEQSPGFSMNLEEKLRMADALAELGADVLEAGFPIASPGDFDSVKSIADRFSKAGPVVCGLSRSAPKDILRAAEAVKTAARPRIHTFISTSELHMRAKLRMTQEQVLEAVAASVTLARQHVADVEWSAEDGSRTEDDFLCRCVEAAIRAGATTINIPDTVGYAVPEDMARIFTMLRERVPGADTVIFSTHNHNDLGLAVANTLAAIQAGARQVECTINGIGERAGNASLEEVAMAIRTRQNALNKTTGINTPNILKTSRLLATITGFDVQPNKAIVGRNAFAHESGIHQDGMLKDRGTYEIMTPESVGWTNSSLVMGKHSGRAAFRDKLKALGYEVGDNQLNDAFARFKEIADRKKVVYDEDIVALVDDQILRTHDRIKLTALTVTAGLHTHPMATLKLEVDGETHEGMAVGDGAVDATFNAIRAAFPHEVGLRLFAVQSVTGGTDAQARVTVRLEEGGKLVDGQGSDTDTIVASARAYIHALNKLLVKRERTAPAAMTA
- the mprF gene encoding bifunctional lysylphosphatidylglycerol flippase/synthetase MprF; protein product: MPDATEPALAPASPGSAWGRRLARLRPWLLGAVFLALAVLVILAVRSLSAELDYDAVVEALSGARPGVLAAGLLATAVSYASMVGYDRAALRYGAPGTPVPLRVAALASFTGFALSNTVGVGAFTGGAVRWRIYTAAGLRPSQITRVIGFIGVSFGLGVVAVGAAGLIAGAGHVATWLGTSAGLLRGIGGAALLALAAFVGLCAGTDTLSLGRFALRLPSARLALAQLAISAVDVCAAATVLWVLLPEGAVGLSTFLPIYAIALVLALLSHLPGGIGVFEAVVLLAFRDLPVSLDEVAAALLLYRILYYVLPLALAVALLVLPEARRGASLAGQSRPVRAATRLAPRFLGALAFITGAALLIGGVAPSGEDGPGMLAPALPGLLFEASHLISSVAGLVLLLVADRLVHRLDAAWWVTTLCAIGGLVLSVARGGGLLEMGSLLLLLLALLATRHRFDRRTRLFAQPFTLRWLVAVGCVVAAAVWLLFFANRDVPYSNELWWRFEFDEDAPRGLRVTLAAAMGLGAVGLWSLLRHAQGRQEEPSPAMLARAAEIADASDRADAQLVRMGDKSLLFSEAGDAFVMYGQRGRSWIALFDPIGPRARWPDLIWSFVEAADAQGARAAFYQVKAESLPLYLDAGFRPIKLGEAARVDLSRFDLKGRARANLRNALNRAERDGMTLTVLSPAEVPALLPELQAVSDAWLAAHETREKAFSLGAFAPHYVCAQPVAVVRDGTGRLVAFATISETPVTKAEASVDLMRHLPDAPGGTMDFLFIRLLLRAKELGYRNFDLGMAPLSGLAAHRLAPLWHRLGGWVFRRGERFYNFRGLRAFKEKFDPVWEPRYLCAAGGLIPGSCWRMWRPCKPAGCAGWWANEAARHGASPGAAAGAGAVRAGGLSPGRRGAVARDAGPLPLSGGDPGRSGALRQLRPDHLRRWRLGGSGPAAR